The Thermasporomyces composti region TCGGCCATCAGCCCACCGAGAGTGGGATCCCCGGTGAGCTCGACCACCAGACGGGCGGCCCCACCGCAGTCGGCCCGGAGGACGGACGGCACGACGACGTGCACCCTCATGCCACGACCGCCGCTCGGACACACAGCACATCTGGTAGGTGGGCGGCCACGAGCCGCCACGTCTCGCCCTCGTCGGCGCTGGCGTAGACCTCTCCGCTCCGGGCACCGAAGTAGACGCCAGCGGGCTCGGCGTCGTCACACGTCATGGCGTCGCGAAGCACGCTGGCGTAGAACCCATCGGTGGGCAGCCCTGCGCCCAACGGAATCCAGCTCCCGCCGGCGTCGTCACTGCGGAACACCCGACACCGATAGTCGGGTGGGAACCGGCGAGCGTCGGCGGCCAGCGGGAAGGTGTAGACGACGCCGGACTTGCGCGGGTGGGTGACGATCGGGAACCCGAAATCGCTGGGCAGTCCGTCGGCGATCGACGACCAGGTGAGGCCGCCGTCGTCAGATCGGTCCACCCCATGGTGGTTCTGGAGAAAGAGCCGCTCCGGATGCACCGGGTCGCGCGCCACCTTGTGGACGCACTGCCCGAACTCCGGGTACTCGTTGTCAGGCAGGAAGTACGCCCGGATACCGGTGTTGCTCGCCTTCCAGCTCTTGCCCCCGTCGGTGGTGCGGTAGACCCCACCGGATGACATCGCAACCAGAACTTGGTCCTGGTCATCGGGGTGCGGGAGCACGGTGTGGATCGCCTTGCCACCGTACCCGGGGTACCAGTGAGGGCGATGGGGATGGTCCCAGAGCCCGCGGACGAGCTCGAAGGAGCGACCACCGTCCTCGGACCGGAACAGCGCGGACGGCTCCACCCCTGCGTAGACGAGGTCGGGCTGCTCGGCCGGACCTGGCGCGATCTGCCACACCCGCTCCAGGGTGGCGTCGGTGTCGGCGGGGAACGCGATCGGCGCGACCTCCGACTCCTGCCACGTCTCCCCGAGATCGTCGCTGATGGTGACGCTCGGACCGAAGTGCGAACTGGCGGCACCGACGAGGAGACGTGGCGGCTGTCGTCGAGTGTCGATGGCGACGGCGTAGACGGCGTTCATCGGCACGTGCGGGCCGCTGAGCTCCCAGCGTTCCCGGTCGTCGGATCGGGCGAGGAAGAGCCCCTTGGCTGTGCCGATCGCGAGGAGGACTGTCATCGGTCTGCTCCCTTGGGCGCGTTGCTCGGTGCGTCCAGCGCAGTCGCCGAGACGTCCGCGCCGGTGCGTGCCGTGAAGTATGCGCCTCAGGACCGACAGTCGGCCACCGCGCGCATGACCGAGCGGGTGGGGTTAACGAGTGGGGTCAAGGGGACGAGTCCAGGCGTCGCGCGGCGGTGTCGAAGAAGGCCGTGAGTCTGGCGCGAATCGTGTCGGTGTCGACCGAGGCGCCGACCGCGGCGTAACGCTCGGCGACCTCGGGAACCTCGCAGAGGGCACGCGCCGCGGCGACGACATCCCACGCGGCGATCCCGCGCACCTCTCGTCCCGACACCTCTCGGTAGGCGCGAAGGAACTCGTGGGACGCCTCCTCGCCGAGAACGGCGGCAAGGTCCGCTCGGCAGGTCGCCACATCCACCTCGACCGGACCGGGACCGGCGGCACCCCAGTCGACGACTCCGGTGACCCTGGCCTCCCCGTCGATGCCCTCGGGAACGAGCATGGTGGCTTCGTCGACAAGGACGTTGGCGGACTGGAAGTCACCGTGACAAAAGCCGAGGTCTCGCGCTGGCCAACCCGACGCGGCTACGACGCGCAGCCGGCGCAGCGCCTCGTCGGCCGTGGTCGCGCGGGCCGCGTCGAGG contains the following coding sequences:
- a CDS encoding WD40/YVTN/BNR-like repeat-containing protein — protein: MTVLLAIGTAKGLFLARSDDRERWELSGPHVPMNAVYAVAIDTRRQPPRLLVGAASSHFGPSVTISDDLGETWQESEVAPIAFPADTDATLERVWQIAPGPAEQPDLVYAGVEPSALFRSEDGGRSFELVRGLWDHPHRPHWYPGYGGKAIHTVLPHPDDQDQVLVAMSSGGVYRTTDGGKSWKASNTGIRAYFLPDNEYPEFGQCVHKVARDPVHPERLFLQNHHGVDRSDDGGLTWSSIADGLPSDFGFPIVTHPRKSGVVYTFPLAADARRFPPDYRCRVFRSDDAGGSWIPLGAGLPTDGFYASVLRDAMTCDDAEPAGVYFGARSGEVYASADEGETWRLVAAHLPDVLCVRAAVVA